DNA from Candidatus Schekmanbacteria bacterium:
GAAAAGGGATTTTCTCGTCATACGATTAGAAACTATGAAAATGACCTTAAAGAATTCTTTTCCTTTTTAAATGAGAAAAGGAAAAAGTCTTCTCTTGAGGAAATCTCTTCATTGGATATACGCTCTTTTATTTCCAACTGCATAAAAAAGGGAAACAGCCGTTCAACCGTTTCAAGAAAGCTTTCTACCTTTCGAAGCTTATTCCGTTTTTTTCAGAGGGAAGGAATAATTGAGATAAATCCTGCTCGAGAAATCAGTTTGCCAAAGAAAGGGCGCAGACTTCCTGAATTTTTGAGCATCGATGAGATTTTTAAACTTCTTGAAGATGGTGGCGAAAAAACTTTTATAAATCTGCGCAATATTGCGATTCTTGAGCTTTTGTATGCAACAGGAGTGAGAGTGTCAGAACTCGTTGGTATAAATTTTTCTGATATCGACTATGGAGCTTGCACAATAAGGATAAGAGGGAAGGGGAGAAAAGAAAGAATCGTCCTCTTTGGAGAAAGAGCAAAAACTGCCATTGATAAGTACCTTGACAAACGGCGAAATTTAACAACCGATATTGACAAAGACGCTCTTTTTATAAATAAAAGAGGAAAGAGATTGACAGCAAGGTCTGTAGGAAGAATTGTAGATGAATATTGTCGAAGAAGCGGTATCTATAAGAGAATAGGTCCTCATAAGTTGAGGCATACATTTGCAACTCATATGCTCAATTCCGGTGCAGACCTAAGAACAATACAGGAGCTTTTAGGGCATTCGTCATTGTCCACGACGCAGAAATATACGCATATAGGAATTGATAAACTTGTTGAAGCCTATGACAAATATCATCCGAGATCGAAGTTAAAAAAATAATGAAGGGATAAGGCATATGGATGAAAAAATGGTTAGGAGTACGACAATTTTGTGTGTAAGAAGAAATGGGAAAGTTGCTATGGCAGGTGATGGCCAAGTCACTTTTTCGAATTCGATGATAATGAAAAGAAATGCCAAGAAGGTACGGAGATTGTATAAAGACAAAATACTGGCAGGCTTTTCAGGATCTTCAGCAGATGCGATTACATTGCTTA
Protein-coding regions in this window:
- the xerC gene encoding tyrosine recombinase XerC — protein: EKGFSRHTIRNYENDLKEFFSFLNEKRKKSSLEEISSLDIRSFISNCIKKGNSRSTVSRKLSTFRSLFRFFQREGIIEINPAREISLPKKGRRLPEFLSIDEIFKLLEDGGEKTFINLRNIAILELLYATGVRVSELVGINFSDIDYGACTIRIRGKGRKERIVLFGERAKTAIDKYLDKRRNLTTDIDKDALFINKRGKRLTARSVGRIVDEYCRRSGIYKRIGPHKLRHTFATHMLNSGADLRTIQELLGHSSLSTTQKYTHIGIDKLVEAYDKYHPRSKLKK